In a single window of the Thamnophis elegans isolate rThaEle1 chromosome 8, rThaEle1.pri, whole genome shotgun sequence genome:
- the FAM83H gene encoding protein FAM83H, whose translation MARRSQSSSQGDNPLDPNYLPPHYKEYYRLALDLLAEKGKESYHRFLVEEAAPDFLCPSEVEHITQHLQKPQCTSQEGGGSTDSSPPDADMDGSSGTYWPMNSDLAVPELDLGWPMVFGFRGTEVTTLVQPPPPDNPSIKEEARRMIRAAQQVVAIVMDVFTDVDLLSEVLDAAARRVPVYILLDEMHAQLFLDMAAKCRVNLNFVEFLRVRTVSGPTYYCRTGMSFKGHVKEKFLLVDCMVVLSGSYSFMWSFEKIHRSIAHIFQGELVASFDEEFRILFAQSDPLVPPSNVLVRTEAPVGPYSMASFANNMPFFPKKPPLLFPREDNLFSPFMDRIDPDRYFLSSFRKDDMLRHTLEGSAMRMYSKKMEMENCQADPVRGYLRSKQLEMDSFKRHSFAEGTFENFQSTKQFSKQLYMNNLDEFKIQSSHFQKDQFYQYQFEHPHGANRPQGLFERIRGGRVGFNEPEDYADGFRCPELESNFPQDGYPLRLDYVPSNSSKEVRHGSDHLNPGGNDLLGLPSLRRQNMGQKFMCQTSPTQKQSIEQRLFLHDQGQDVEQDKKVQENRAGLRNWRISSYLSGCQSDPGEEGLPMPVESETHNEVLCPPEPLTRYPSDLLTTFKPPLPNAKDISGTERLPEETSVVKQDPFRSRINPLIQRSSRLRSSLIFSAAKLDQQNSSTEKVQMVQKEQTSTEMTRDAETIKATSVSKVAELLEKYKSVGKDSQSATLSHTKAMSAFLQEESQNAEKKCTKSVQYKILESRMLDSKDSFSPYKLHLESEEQFGGSASANDVLSKDPTVHGSNMTDKLASRFYPTDPPSLPEKESLIFVGETQKRAVADRKENVSFKGGDGPESEDHKPAQAPLSTVSSKGSDSSLSKPEEESCKQEQSPREFFRKGSLKLKQLLNPKAEKKTEEEAGLESWKPDKLSTGALKRMSRSDSQEIIEEEKSPKLAAPVPVVRANPAPQPRLPSSSANVLYSSNLRDDTKVILEQISANSQKNRAELARQLPAASNPDLSRSATSLDRKGDERNTGINRSESFGSHKRGPQREPSEDRDSLLKRMESMRKEKRVYSRFEVFCKKEEQSEEECETDAKDKKMGKFMPKLLGSFKTKK comes from the exons ATGGCTCGCCGGTCGCAAAGCTCCTCCCAAGGGGACAACCCTCTGGATCCCAATTACCTGCCGCCCCACTACAAGGAGTACTACCGCCTGGCGCTGGACTTGCTGGCGGAGAAAGGCAAGGAGAGCTACCACCGGTTCCTGGTGGAGGAGGCGGCCCCGGACTTCCTCTGCCCCTCAGAGGTTGAGCACATCACTCAGCACCTGCAGAAGCCGCAGTGCACCTCTCAGGAGGGAGGTGGCAGCACGGACTCCAGCCCTCCAGATGCAGACATGGACGGTTCCTCGGGCACTTACTGGCCAATGAACTCTGACCTGGCCGTTCCAGAGCTGGATCTTGGCTGGCCAATGGTCTTTGGGTTCCGGGGAACGGAAGTgactactttggttcagcctccACCCCCGGATAATCCCAGCATCAAGGAGGAGGCGCGCCGAATGATTCGAGCTGCACAGCAG GTGGTTGCTATCGTCATGGATGTTTTCACCGATGTGGACCTCTTGAGTGAGGTACTGGATGCGGCTGCACGCAGAGTTCCCGTGTATATCCTGCTCGACGAGATGCACGCCCAGCTCTTCCTGGACATGGCTGCCAAATGCAGAGTGAACCTCAACTTTGTGGAA TTCCTACGCGTGCGGACAGTTTCTGGCCCCACCTACTATTGCCGCACGGGGATGTCATTCAAGGGTCACGTGAAGGAGAAGTTCTTGCTGGTGGACTGCATGGTGGTGCTGAGTGGCAGCTATAG cttcatgtgGTCCTTTGAGAAGATCCACCGGAGCATCGCTCATATCTTCCAGGGTGAGCTTGTGGCCAGCTTCGATGAGGAATTCCGCATTCTTTTCGCCCAGTCAGACCCGCTGGTTCCTCCGTCCAACGTTTTAGTGAGGACAGAGGCTCCGGTGGGGCCCTACAGCATGGCCTCCTTTGCCAACAACATGCCCTTCTTTCCAAAGAAGCCTCCCCTGCTTTTCCCCCGAGAGGACAACCTTTTCTCACCTTTTATGGATCGGATTGACCCAGACAGGTATTTCCTGTCTTCTTTTAGGAAAGACGACATGCTGCGTCATACTTTAGAGGGCTCGGCCATGCGAATGTACTccaaaaaaatggaaatggagaACTGCCAGGCGGACCCTGTCCGGGGCTACCTCCGTTCCAAGCAGCTGGAAATGGACTCCTTTAAAAGACACAGCTTTGCCGAAGGCACCTTTGAGAATTTTCAGTCCACAAAGCAGTTTTCTAAGCAGTTGTACATGAACAACTTGGACGAATTTAAAATTCAGTCCAGTCATTTTCAAAAAGATCAGTTTTATCAATATCAATTTGAACATCCCCATGGAGCTAACAGGCCCCAGGGGCTTTTTGAAAGAATCCGGGGAGGCAGAGTAGGATTCAATGAACCAGAAGATTATGCAGATGGATTTAGGTGTCCAGAACTGGAATCCAATTTCCCCCAAGACGGGTATCCATTGAGGCTGGATTATGTGCCTTCCAATTCTTCTAAAGAAGTGCGACACGGCTCTGATCACCTGAATCCAGGAGGGAACGATCTCCTCGGTCTTCCGTCTCTAAGAAGGCAAAACATGGGGCAGAAGTTTATGTGCCAGACGTCTCCCACACAGAAGCAGAGCATTGAACAGAGGCTTTTTCTGCACGACCAAGGCCAAGACGTAGAGCAAGACAAGAAGGTTCAGGAGAACAGGGCAGGGTTACGCAACTGGAGAATTTCCTCCTACCTTAGCGGGTGTCAGTCTGACCCGGGAGAGGAAGGCCTTCCGATGCCCGTGGAGTCGGAGACGCATAACGAGGTACTTTGTCCTCCAGAACCCCTTACTAGATATCCCAGTGACCTCCTCACCACTTTCAAACCTCCGCTTCCAAATGCCAAAGACATTTCTGGAACTGAGAGATTGCCAGAAGAAACCTCGGTGGTGAAACAGGATCCCTTCCGGAGCAGGATAAATCCCTTGATCCAGAGGAGTTCGCGACTTCGATCTTCTCTTATTTTTAGTGCTGCCAAATTAGACCAGCAAAACTCATCCACTGAGAAAGTCCAAATGGTGCAAAAAGAGCAGACCTCCACCGAAATGACCAGGGACGCTGAAACCATTAAAGCCACCTCTGTCTCTAAAGTGGCCGAGTTGCTGGAAAAGTACAAGTCGGTGGGGAAAGACTCACAAAGcgccaccctcagccacaccaaGGCTATGTCTGCGTTTCTCCAGGAAGAATCCCAGAATGCAGAAAAAAAGTGCACGAAGTCAGTGCAGTACAAGATTCTGGAGAGCCGGATGCTGGACTCCAAGGACTCCTTCAGCCCTTATAAGCTGCACCTGGAGTCGGAGGAGCAGTTTGGAGGGTCTGCCTCAGCGAACGACGTGCTTAGCAAGGACCCCACGGTCCACGGGAGCAATATGACGGACAAGCTTGCTTCTCGGTTCTACCCAACAGACCCACCCAGTCTTCCAGAGAAGGAGAGCCTAATATTTGTGGGAGAAACTCAGAAACGTGCCGTGGCAGACAGGAAGGAAAACGTCTCTTTCAAAGGAGGAGATGGACCTGAAAGCGAAGACCACAAGCCAGCACAGGCCCCGCTCAGCACCGTCTCCTCCAAGGGCTCTGACAGCTCTCTCAGTAAGCCCGAGGAAGAAAGTTGCAAGCAGGAACAGAGCCCAAGGGAGTTTTTTAGGAAGGGGTCTCTCAAGCTAAAGCAGTTGCTAAATCCCAAAGCTGAGAAAAAAACAGAGGAAGAAGCAGGCCTGGAGAGCTGGAAGCCCGATAAGTTGAGCACAGGAGCCCTCAAGCGAATGTCCCGGAGCGACTCTCAGGAGATCATAGAAGAGGAGAAATCTCCCAAACTGGCTGCACCGGTGCCCGTCGTCAGGGCGAACCCAGCACCTCAACCTCGGCTGCCCTCCTCCTCGGCCAACGTCCTCTACAGCAGCAACCTCCGAGACGACACGAAAGTCATTCTGGAGCAGATTTCGGCCAACAGCCAGAAGAACCGGGCAGAGCTGGCCAGGCAGCTTCCAGCGGCTAGTAATCCTGACCTGTCCAGGTCCGCCACAAGTTTAGACCGCAAAGGGGACGAGAGGAACACGGGGATTAACAGATCAGAAAGCTTTGGGAGCCATAAGCGGGGCCCACAGAGGGAGCCTTCGGAGGACCGGGATTCTCTTCTGAAGAGGATGGAGAGCATGAGGAAGGAGAAGCGTGTCTACAGCCGCTTTGAGGTTTTCTGCAAGAAAGAGGAGCAAAGCGAGGAGGAATGCGAGACGGATGCCAAAGACAAGAAGATGGGGAAGTTCATGCCAAAACTCCTGGGCTCCTTCAAAACCAAAAAGTGA